A region from the Ananas comosus cultivar F153 unplaced genomic scaffold, ASM154086v1, whole genome shotgun sequence genome encodes:
- the LOC109704224 gene encoding uncharacterized protein LOC109704224, with product MRQRQWLELIKDYDLTILYHPGKANVVADALSRKSVENLATAITSQPALHKGMQRFGLEVVAPEVPTIMAALVVRPTLLEQIKEWQVANPYLQKVRNDVSDGRAGDFGVGVDGALRFRNRACVPKDNGIRKMVLQEAHHSPYSIHSGGTKMYKDLKLHYWCGV from the coding sequence atgcggcagcggcAGTGGCTGGAATTGATAAAAGATTATGATCTTACTATCCTGTACCACCCCGGTAAAGCCAACGTGGTGGCCGATGCGCTGAGTAGAAAATCTGTTGAGAACTTGGCGACGGCAATTACTAGTCAACCGGCATTGCATAAGGGTATGCAACGGTTTGGGTTGGAGGTGGTGGCGCCGGAAGTTCCGACTATCATGGCGGCACTAGTAGTtcgaccgaccttattggagcaAATCAAGGAGTGGCAAGTTGCTAatccgtatctccaaaaggtgcggaatGATGTTAGCGATGGGCGCGCCGGTGATTTCGGCGTGGGGGTTgacggtgcacttcggttcaGAAACCGAGCGTGCGTACCCAAGGACAATGGGATTCGTAAGATGGtgttgcaagaggcgcatcattCCCCGTATAGTATTCACTcgggcggcactaagatgtacaaggacttaaagttgcatTATTGGTGCGGGGTATAA